CTACTATTGAGTCTTTGGGAGACATCACTAAGGAAGGTTGGGCTGCTCCCGTAACCGTTATATATTCTACACTGTCATTTTCTACATTATTATTTTGCTGTTGAGCATCAACAGTTAATGAGACCATTAAACTGGCACTAATCAATATACAGTGCGTTGAAATCGACATATTTTTCTCTTTTAAAATCATCCTGTGCTTAAAGACCTTGTAACACGGATTTTTATTACAGGCTTATAACCGATTAATTCATTTTTAGCCTAAAAATAGTCAAAAGACTATATGCTTGAGTGACAATTTTGGAATGATTCAGCGCATTAAAGAGCTTTAATAATAAATGCCATTTGTCGATGAAATAGGGGACTGGTCGCGAAAATGCAATTAAATGAGAAAAGCTTGTAAGTTTTTTTTCGGTTAGCGGTCTTGTAGTTTGCCTAACATTTGGCTTGTGCTGGTGGAAGTGAAAAAGATAGCTTTAGCTATTCACCTTCACTAGGTTTATTTAATTTAACATTTACTATTAACTAGGAATTTCAATGAGTGAAGCATTGCCCAACGAACTAAGAGGCCGTTTACAATGGTCGTTATTATCATTACGACTCGGTGTATTTATTGTGATGTTTGTCTGGACCTTAGACAAGTTTGTTAATCCTGGTCATAGCATTAAAATTTTTGAAAAGTTTTATTCAATAGCCGGGGTAGGTGAAACCGTGGCTTATATATTGGGTGCATTACAATTAATTTTGATACTTGCTTTTGTCGCTGGGGTGAAAAAGCGTTTCACTTATGGCCTGATATTTTTAATGCATGGTGGTTCAACTTTGTCCGCATATGCACAATACGCAGATGCATTTAATCATTTGTTATTTTTTGCCGCATGGCCAATGTGGGCTGCTTGTTTAACTTTGTACTTACTTAGAGATGCAGACACTAAATTTACTTTAGCAAAAGTGGGGTAATCCTTAATAAATTAAAAAACCGTAAAAGCTCAATATATTCAGTCTCTTACGGTTTTTTTTTACTAATAGGTGAGTCAGTCTAATAGCCAACAAACAAGTCAACAAATCACCCAACAAAATTATACTGGGTTGATAAAGGCTTCTATATCATTTATTGATAATTCTGGAGTGGCCCCATGATTCTGTGCCACCATAGCGCCGACTGCACAGGCAAAGTTAACTGCGTACTGGGCGTTAGTGGTATTACACAATTGATAGATTAATGAGCCTAAAAATGCGTCCCCCGCACCAACTGTATCGAGTACCTTTATTAAGTAACCTGAGTTGTAATAATTTTTGTCATTAATTTTTAATAAAGCACCATGAGAGCCTTTAGTAACACATAGGTAAGGGGTGTTAGTTTGCTCGGCAATAAACTCAAGATTCTGCTCTAATGAATTAAATTTAGAACCCATAGCATGGGCTATTTCATATAATTCATCGTCATTCAGTTTAATAAAATCGGCTGTTTTCATCAGCTCTATTAAAGTTTCAAGATGGTAATGAGGTTTACGTAAGTTCACATCAAACACTTTAAATTGTGCCACTTCAATTAATGCTTTTAAGGTATTTAATGATGTTTCTTGGCGGCCGACTAAACTACCAAATACAAAAATATCTGAAGCTTTTACTTGTTCAATAAGGGCTGGAGTTAACACTATATTATCCCAAGCCGTATCCGCCACTATTTCGTAGGAGGCTGAGCCACTATTATCTAGTGTCACTTCTACTGTGCTGGTTTTTTTGTCAGGATTCACCGCGATAAAATCGGTATTCATTTGCCTTTGTTGAATGATCTCTAACAATTCGTGTCCTAAAGGATCATCGCCTATAGCACTTAACATTTGTGCTTTTATACCCAATGAATTTAAACGCAGACAAACGTTCAGTGGGGCACCGCCTAAGCGTTTACCACTGGCGAAATTGTCCCATAACACTTCACCAAAACAATTGATTGTGATTTCGCTAGGTAGTTTGTCGTTAATGAATAAGCTGTTCATTAGTTTGTCTCCGCAGTCACTGTGTTGTGTTTTTGCTCAAGGGTATTTTGCATTATCTGTTTAATATTGCTGCTTGGTGCATAAAGGGCATCAATTGCCTTGCTATAGTTTTGGCTAAATGCAGGCTGCTCAATTAAATCACCAAACAAACTGTCTAGTTTTAAAAAGGCTAGTTTGTCTGTTGCTGTTTTTTGCGCGTATTCAGTAAGCTCATTGTGCATGGCATCTTGAATGTCTAATGCTTGTCGAGCTTGGCTAACTTGTTTGTCGCTATACAAACACCAAGTGGCTATGACTAATGTAGCCAATGAGCAATCATTACCTGCGGCTAAATTTTCGTGAATGGTGGCGACTAAAAATTTAGGTAATTTGGCCGAGCTTTCAGAACAAATTCGCGCCAAACTATCTTTAATATTAGGGTTAGCAAAACGCTCGATTAGAGTGTCTTTATACTCATTTAAATCTATGCCGTCTAATTGATCTAACATAGGTGTGACTTCTAAATCCATAAATGCACGAAGGTATTGGGCAAAGTCTTTATCTGATACTGTTTCATCTATGGTGGCATAACCATGAATTGAGCCTAATAGACCTAATACCGAATGCCCAGCATTCAATAATCTAATTTTCATTTTTTCAAAAGGCGTCACATCGCTGACAAATTGTGCCCCTGCTAAGTCCCAGTTAGGGCGTCCGTCACTAAAATTGTCTTCGATAACCCATTGGGCAAAAGACTCACAAGTGATTGGCCATTCGTCTTGTAGACCAAAGGTTTGGGTAACGTAATCAATATCTGCTTTGGTGGTCACTGGAGTGATACGATCAACCATAGCATTAGGAAATGCGACATGTTGCTCAATCCATTGACTCAACTCTTTATCTTGTTGGGCGGTAAAGCTTAAAAGCATTTTACGGGTGACGGCACCATTGTGTTGGATATTGTCACAAGACTGCACGGTAAAAGCTTGCATATTATTATCTTTACGAATTTTTAATGCCGCCGCAATATAGCCAAAAGCGGTAATAGGTGTATTAGGGTTAGCAATATCATGGATTATATCTGGATTTTTTACATCCAAATCACCTGTGATAGGGTTTAAGTTGTAACCACCTTCAGTGATGGTTAAAGATACAACTTTAGTGTCGACATGGGCTAATTTGTCAATAACCGCTTGTTTGTTATCCGGGGCAAAAATAAAGTCGATCATAGAACCAATCACTTTATTATCGATTTGCCCATTAGGATGACGTACCACTAAAGAATACAAATAATCTTGTTTGACTAGAATATCTCGTAAGCCACGGTTATTTTCTAATAGCCCTACACCACAAATCGCCCACTGTTCAGAACCGGGTGTCTTTAACAACTCGTTAATATACATAGCTTGGTGTGCACGGTGAAACCCGCCCACACCTATGTGTACAATCCCTGCCTTAAGTTGGCTACGATCGTAAGCTGGAATATCAATATGGCTAGGTAAATTAGCTAGTCTTGATTGATTTAATTGATTATTAGTCATGTTCTTTACCTTACAAAAAATGAGTTTACCAACAAGATAATCTGGCTAGCGATACCGTCAGCTAAACAGTTTAGTTGTTAATTTTTAGCACTGACTGTTGTTGAATCAATGCACATCAACAGTCAGCGGTCTTAGTGTTATTGTTGTTTTGAATCTTAGTTATTCAGTGCTTTTTGACGCTTAAGTGACATATAAGCACTGGCAAAATATATGATGGTGCAAATGAAACAGTACAGCTCAAATTGGGCTTTATTCACGTCATAGATATCCATTGTTTCGCTAAAGAACATCACCTGCGAGGCAAAGGCTGTAATAATTAATAGTGAAATAGTTGAAATAGCATTTAACAATTTGCTGAATCGGCTTTTATCTATAATAAATGCTTTTTGGTTACTGGCTTGTTCTGCTTGGTAAGTCTCAATGTGTTGCTGTTCAAGTGCTTCAGCTGCGACTTCTTTGCTGTAGTCTTTATCGGCACCATATTTTTTAGCCAATACCGTATAGACCACAATGCTGAATATCCAAGTCGGAATAAACAAGTAATAAAAAGACATCACATCTAATACATTTAAGCCAAAACCGAATATTAAAGCTAGTGCCCAAGTGGCAATGGCTGGAATACTGCGAGATATGTTTTGGTATTTAGCCCAATAGCGGGTCAAACCAATTTTTGGAAACAAAACATGCTCAGCAAAAACAATACCGCCAACGGGTACAACTAATAACCCTGCATAGGTAAGTAAAGGTAACATTTGAGTAAATACAAATGGAAAACAAGCAATAATTACCGTAACTATACCGACTATTGCTGTTGTTTTTTCACGTGATTGGTTGACAAAGATAGACTGAGCCGCAAGACCTGCGCGGTATAAGTTAGCGTTTGCCGTTGTCCAACCGGCGATAATAATAATCACAAAACCTGTTAAACCTAATGCATGGTAGGCCACATCACCTGGATCTAATTGAGTGATCGAGGTTTTAAGTAAGACTGCTGCACCTGCACCCATGATACCTGCTGAGATCCATGCTAGGTAATGACCAAAAAACATACCTACACCTGAAAACAAGCCATAACTTTTACGTTTTGCAAAACGAAATATCGCCATGTCGATTAAGCCAAAATGGGTAATTGAATTGGCAGCCCAAGCAAAGCCAATGACTTCGAATAAACCAATACCTTTTTCGCCATCACTAGTAAAGCCTGTCCAAATGGAACTGTCTCCTATGGTGACAAAATCTGTCCAACCGCCAAGAGTGGTTACCCCTAAAACATGGTTAGATAAAGCGGGAAATAAAGTAAATGAGCCAGCAATAAATATAACAAATAACCAAGGGGCACATATTTTAGAAAAATCAGCTACGGTTGAAAAACCATACATAGCCACAAACACTACTATAGAGCCAACGGCTAGTACTATGGCGACAAACCAAAAGCTATTGGGATACCAACTCAGTTGCGCGGGAATATCAAATAGAAATCTCACAGCAGTGGAAGACACGGTAATCATAGCAGCGGAGATCACCGAAAATATCACCACATTGGCCCAGTTATACAATTTGGTCATTGAATTACCGGCAATTTTATTGAGGTAATTATATAAACTTAACCGAGTTTCGACTGCGATAGGGGCGGTAAGTAACCACCAAGAACACATGGCTAATAAATTACCGATTAACAATCCTAAGATAATATCCATGGTTGCCGCACCCAAAGCGACAAAGGTTGCACCGATAACAAATTCAGTTGCCGCTACATGTTCACCAGCATATAAACCTGCGAAGTGTTTCCATCCATGTAACTTATTTTTTGCGACAGGCATTTGCTCTTCATTTATTTGACTAAATGCGTTGTCTCTTTGAGTTTTGGTCATTTTATTTCCTTGCTATCTTTTTGCTTTATAAGCAGTCTGTGACAATTGTTATTAAATATAGAGTTAGGGTTTGATAATTAACAATTTTAAATAATTTTTAAAATTGCACCCTAAAACTTGGCAAAATTATTTGTTAACCCAA
The sequence above is a segment of the Paraglaciecola sp. L3A3 genome. Coding sequences within it:
- a CDS encoding cytosine permease: MTKTQRDNAFSQINEEQMPVAKNKLHGWKHFAGLYAGEHVAATEFVIGATFVALGAATMDIILGLLIGNLLAMCSWWLLTAPIAVETRLSLYNYLNKIAGNSMTKLYNWANVVIFSVISAAMITVSSTAVRFLFDIPAQLSWYPNSFWFVAIVLAVGSIVVFVAMYGFSTVADFSKICAPWLFVIFIAGSFTLFPALSNHVLGVTTLGGWTDFVTIGDSSIWTGFTSDGEKGIGLFEVIGFAWAANSITHFGLIDMAIFRFAKRKSYGLFSGVGMFFGHYLAWISAGIMGAGAAVLLKTSITQLDPGDVAYHALGLTGFVIIIIAGWTTANANLYRAGLAAQSIFVNQSREKTTAIVGIVTVIIACFPFVFTQMLPLLTYAGLLVVPVGGIVFAEHVLFPKIGLTRYWAKYQNISRSIPAIATWALALIFGFGLNVLDVMSFYYLFIPTWIFSIVVYTVLAKKYGADKDYSKEVAAEALEQQHIETYQAEQASNQKAFIIDKSRFSKLLNAISTISLLIITAFASQVMFFSETMDIYDVNKAQFELYCFICTIIYFASAYMSLKRQKALNN
- a CDS encoding carbohydrate kinase, whose protein sequence is MNSLFINDKLPSEITINCFGEVLWDNFASGKRLGGAPLNVCLRLNSLGIKAQMLSAIGDDPLGHELLEIIQQRQMNTDFIAVNPDKKTSTVEVTLDNSGSASYEIVADTAWDNIVLTPALIEQVKASDIFVFGSLVGRQETSLNTLKALIEVAQFKVFDVNLRKPHYHLETLIELMKTADFIKLNDDELYEIAHAMGSKFNSLEQNLEFIAEQTNTPYLCVTKGSHGALLKINDKNYYNSGYLIKVLDTVGAGDAFLGSLIYQLCNTTNAQYAVNFACAVGAMVAQNHGATPELSINDIEAFINPV
- a CDS encoding mannitol dehydrogenase family protein; the encoded protein is MTNNQLNQSRLANLPSHIDIPAYDRSQLKAGIVHIGVGGFHRAHQAMYINELLKTPGSEQWAICGVGLLENNRGLRDILVKQDYLYSLVVRHPNGQIDNKVIGSMIDFIFAPDNKQAVIDKLAHVDTKVVSLTITEGGYNLNPITGDLDVKNPDIIHDIANPNTPITAFGYIAAALKIRKDNNMQAFTVQSCDNIQHNGAVTRKMLLSFTAQQDKELSQWIEQHVAFPNAMVDRITPVTTKADIDYVTQTFGLQDEWPITCESFAQWVIEDNFSDGRPNWDLAGAQFVSDVTPFEKMKIRLLNAGHSVLGLLGSIHGYATIDETVSDKDFAQYLRAFMDLEVTPMLDQLDGIDLNEYKDTLIERFANPNIKDSLARICSESSAKLPKFLVATIHENLAAGNDCSLATLVIATWCLYSDKQVSQARQALDIQDAMHNELTEYAQKTATDKLAFLKLDSLFGDLIEQPAFSQNYSKAIDALYAPSSNIKQIMQNTLEQKHNTVTAETN